In Streptomyces sp. P3, one DNA window encodes the following:
- a CDS encoding TetR/AcrR family transcriptional regulator, translating to MSDPEKSDPDLRTRLVDVGVDLLAREGTAALTLREIARRAGVSHGAPRRYFPTHLELLSAIAHRGFTDLAARVTAARGGGARGPRAELAELARTYLEFALENPGMYELMFRHDLLESGHLRLRDTSLPLFGVLVELVTGARPDVGDRSGSGSGSGSGSGSGPGARTVAAALWANLHGIAQLWRWGSLQLATGTDDFGPLLRTAIDAHLGPQAGG from the coding sequence ATGAGTGATCCGGAGAAATCCGACCCCGATCTGCGCACCCGCCTCGTCGACGTCGGCGTGGACCTGCTCGCCCGGGAGGGCACTGCGGCCCTCACCCTGCGGGAGATCGCCCGCAGGGCCGGCGTCTCGCACGGCGCGCCCCGCCGCTACTTCCCCACCCACCTGGAGCTGCTGTCGGCGATCGCGCACCGCGGCTTCACCGACCTCGCAGCGCGGGTGACGGCCGCACGCGGCGGCGGGGCCCGCGGCCCGCGCGCGGAACTCGCCGAACTGGCCCGGACCTACCTGGAGTTCGCCCTGGAGAACCCCGGCATGTACGAGCTGATGTTCCGTCACGATCTGCTGGAGAGCGGCCACCTGAGGCTGCGCGACACCAGTCTGCCGCTGTTCGGCGTACTGGTGGAGCTGGTCACCGGGGCTCGCCCCGACGTCGGCGACCGCTCCGGCTCCGGCTCGGGTTCCGGCTCCGGCTCCGGCTCCGGTCCGGGGGCCCGTACGGTCGCGGCCGCGCTGTGGGCGAACCTGCACGGCATCGCCCAGTTGTGGCGCTGGGGCAGCCTCCAACTCGCCACCGGGACCGACGACTTCGGCCCCCTGCTGCGCACGGCTATCGACGCGCACCTCGGTCCGCAGGCGGGCGGGTGA